The region ACGTAATCGGCATCGGCATCAACGGGGTGGATGCGGTCAGCGAACTGTCCAAGTCGCAGCCGACCGGTTTCTACGGCTCGCTGCTGCCCAGCCCGGACGTGCACGGCTACAAGAGCATCCAGATGCTGCATGACTGGGTGACCAAAGGCGTCGAACCGCAGAAATTCACCGAAGTGACCGATGTGGTGCTGATTACCCGCGATAACTTCAAGACCGAACTGCAGAAGAAAGGCCTGATGTAATGACCCTTGTCCACTCCCACCTTAGCCGGCGGGGGTGGACACTGGCCGCGCCGTCCTACATGACGGCGCAGACCATTGAGGATGCTGAAATGACCGTACAGTCACCTTATTTATCTTTCCGCGGGATCGGCAAGGTTTTTCCCGGTGTCAAGGCACTGGATGACATCAGTTTCGACTGCCATGCCGGACAAATCCATGCGCTGATGGGGGAAAACGGCGCGGGAAAATCCACATTGCTGAAAATTTTGAGCGGCAATTACTCGCCGTCACAGGGAGAAATTCATATTAAAGGGCAGCCGGTGCGCTTCGCCAATACGATGGATGCGCTGAACGCCGGGGTGGCGATTATCTACCAGGAGCTGCATCTGGTGCCGGAAATGACGGTGGCGGAGAACATCTATCTGGGACAGCTGCCGCACAAAGGCGGGCTGGTGAATCGCTCATTGCTGCGTTATGAATCGCGTTTGCAACTGGAACATCTGGGGTTGGATATCGACCCGGATACGCCGCTGAAATACCTGTCCATCGGCCAATGGCAGATGGTGGAGATCGCTAAGGCGCTGGCGCGCAACGCCAAGATCATCGCCTTTGACGAGCCAACCAGCTCGCTGTCGGCGCGGGAAATCGAACAGCTGTTCCGGGTGATCCGCGAGTTGCGCAGCGAAGGCCGGGTGATTCTGTATGTGTCGCACCGTATGGAGGAAATCTTTACTCTCAGCGATGCCATTACCGTGTTCAAAGACGGGCGTTATGTCAAAACCTTCGCCGACATGCAGCAGGTTGACCATGAACAGTTGGTGCAGGCGATGGTGGGCCGCAATCTGGGCGACATCTACGGCTATCAGCCGCGTCCGCATGGCGACCCGCGGCTGGAATTGCAGGCGGTGAAAGCGGTCGGGGTGAAGTCGCCGATTTCGTTGTCGGTGCGCAGCGGCGAAATTGTCGGCCTGTTCGGGCTGGTGGGCGCCGGGCGCAGCGAACTGATGAAGGCGCTGTTCGGCGCTACCGGCATTACCAGCGGCGAGGTGCGGCTGGATGGGCAGGCGTTGCACGCCCGTTCGCCCGGCGACGCGATCCGCCACGGGCTGATGCTGTGCCCGGAGGACCGTAAAGCCGACGGCATCATTCCGGTACATTCTGTGCGGGATAACATCAATATCAGCGCCCGCCGCAAACATATCAAAAGCGGCTTTATCATCAATGACGCCTGGGAGGAGGAAAACGCCGACCGCCATATTCAGGCGCTGAATATCAAAACGCCGTCGCCGGCGCAGTTGATCATGAACCTGTCCGGCGGCAACCAGCAGAAGGCGATTCTCGGCCGCTGGCTGTCGGAAGAGATGAAAGTGATCATGCTGGACGAACCGACCCGCGGCATTGACGTCGGCGCCAAGCACGAGATTTACCACGTGATTTATGAACTGGCCCGTCAGGGTATTGCAGTGCTGTTTGCGTCCAGTGACCTGCCCGAAGTGCTGGGGCTGGCGGACCGCATCGTGGTGATGCGCGAGGGCGCCATTTCCGGCGAACTGCTGCACGATGAGGCCAGCGAACAGAAGGTCCTGAGTCTGGCGATGTTGAAAACGACCGCCACTGAACCCGCGGTTGCCTGACCGCCAAGGAGTCGATGAATGTCTACGGTGAGTTCCCCTTCCCACGCCAGCAAATCTCAAGGCCTCAGCCTGTCCCGCATCTGGGATAACTACGGCATGTTGGTGGTGTTTGCTGCGCTGTTCCTGGCCTGTATGTTATTCGTACCGAATTTCGCCACCTTCATCAACATGAAAGGGTTGGGGCTGGCGATTTCCATGTCGGGCATGGTGGCCTGCGGCATGCTGTTTTGTCTGGCTTCCGGCGATTTCGACCTGTCGGTCGCCTCGGTGATTGCCTGCGCCGGCGTGACCACCGCCGTGGTGATCAACGCCAGCGAAAGCCTGTGGCTGGGCGTTGGCGCCGGGCTGTTGCTGGGTGTGGCGTTCGGCCTGCTCAATGGCTTTGTTATCGCCCAACTAAAAATCAACGCCCTGATCACCACGCTGGCCACCATGCAGATTGTGCGCGGTCTGGCGTACATCATTTCTGACGGTAAGGCGGTCGGTATCGAAGACGAGCGCTTTTTCACCCTGGGATACGCTAACTGGCTGGGATTGCCGGCGCCGATCTGGCTGACGGTTTTCTGCATGGTGCTGTTCGGTTTGCTGCTGAACAAGACCACCTTTGGCCGCAACACGCTGGCGATCGGCGGTAACGAGGAGGCTGCGCGGCTGGCTGGGGTGCCGGTGGTGCGGACCAAAATCATTATTTTCGGCCTGTCCGGGCTGGTTTCCGCCGCAGCGGGCATCATCCTGGCGTCGCGCATGACCAGCGGCCAGCCGATGACGTCGATCGGTTATGAATTGATCGTGATTTCGGCCTGCGTACTGGGCGGTGTGTCACTGAAAGGCGGCATCGGCAAGATATCCTATGTGGTGGCCGGGGTGTTGATTCTGGGGACGGTGGAAAACGCCATGAACCTGCTGAATATTTCGCCTTTTGCCCAGTATGTGGTGCGTGGTCTGATTCTGCTGGCGGCGGTGATCTTTGACCGCTACAAGCAACTGGCGAAGAAAACGGTTTGATGGACGGATGCGCCGGCGTGGCCGGCGCTATCCATGACAGACGAGAATCTTTTTTCAGGAGGCCGTATGTATCACCGCATGGCGCATGAGTCCCAGCCCAACCCGTTGCTGCCCGGTTATGCGTTTAACGCCTATCTGGTGGCCGGGCTGACGCCGATTCTGGCGGGCGGGCCGCTGGATTTCTTTATCGATCGCCCGGATGGCATGAAAGGTTACATCATTAACCTGACCATTAAGGGACAGGGTAAGGTGCTGGATGGCGATGACACCTTTTTCTGCAATCCTGGCGATCTGCTGCTGTTTCCACCCCGGTCGCGCCACTATTACGGCCGCGCGCCCGGTAGCGAAAACTGGTATCACCGCTGGGTTTATTTCCGGCCTCGCGCTTACTGGGCCGACTGGCTGGAGTGGCACAGCAAAGGGTGTGACGTCGGGCGGCTGACGCTGTCCAGCACCGGATTGTTGCAGGAGTTTGACAAGCTGTTCGCCAATATCGAGCAGACTCACCGTTCCGGCCGGCGTTTTGCCGAAGAGCTGGCGATGAATCTGCTGGAACGCCTGCTGCTGCGTGCGATGGAAGAAGATCCGCAGAGCCCGCAGCGCATTATGGACCCTAGGGTGATCGAAGCGTGCCAGTTCATTACCGGCAACCTGGCTGGAGAACTGCGTATCGATGAGGTGGCGCGCCACGTTTGTCTGTCGCCGTCGCGGCTGGCGCATCTGTTCCGCGAACAGGTGGGGGTGAATATTCTGCGCTGGCGGGAAGACCAACGGGTGATTCGCGCCAAACTGCTGCTACAGACCACGCAGGAATCAATCGCTGCCGTCGGGCGGGTGGTCGGCTATGACGACCAACTCTATTTTTCCCGCGTATTCCGCAAACGGGTGGGGGTCAGCCCCAGTGATTTTCGCCGCCGCAACAGTGAAATCCATCATCCGGCGCTGGAAAAACCCGCGGAAGCGGCCATCTGGCGAGGGGAATCACCCGCGCTGCATCCGTGGGTCGTCACGCCGTAAGTATCTGGCGGCTTTATGTAATAAGGCATGGCCGCCGACGGCGGCCATGACCAATACGGATCACGGAACCGTCCGATAACCATCAATTTCCCCGATGCTATACTAGGCAGTGCATCGCGATACAGCATAAAACGTGATTGCGATGCACGGCCGTATTTCATGAGGATAACGGGTCTGATTTTCAGATCCGCCAATGAGGGGAAATCTATGACGGATATCATCCGTGTTGGTTTGCTGGGCTATGGCTATGCCAGTAAGACGTTTCATGCGCCGCTGATTGCCGCCACGTCAGGAATGAAACTGGCGGCAGTGTCCAGCAGTGATGCTGGGAAGGTTCAGGCTGACTGGCCCTCAATGCGGGTTGTGCGCGAGCCGCAGGAATTGTTCAATGATTCGGATATCGACCTGATCGTAATACCCACCCCGAATGACACCCATTTCCCGTTGGCGCGTCAGGCGCTGGCTGCCGGCAAGCATGTGGTGGTCGATAAACCCTTCACCGTGACGTTGTCACAAGCGCGAGAGCTGCATCAGCAGGCGGAGCATGTGGGCAAACTGCTTTCCGTCTTTCATAACCGGCGCTGGGACAGCGATTTTCTGACGCTGAAGCAATTGCTGAAAACCGGCGTGCTGGGCGATGTGGTGTACATGGAGTCCGCATTTGACCGTTATCGCCCGGAAGTACGCCAGCGCTGGCGCGAAGACGGCGGCGAAGGCAGCGGCATCTGGTACGATTTGGCTCCGCATCTGATTGATCAGGTGTTGCAGTTATTCGGTCTGCCGGTGGCGATTCAGGCCGATCTGGCGCAACTGCGGCCGGGCAGCAAGTCCACGGATTACTTCCACGCCACCTTGATCTATCCCCAGCGCCGGGTGGTGGTGCACAGCACCATGCTGGCGGCGGCGGAAAGCGCCCGTTATATCGTCCACGGCACCCAGGGTAGTTATGTGAAATTCGGTCTTGACCCACAGGAAGATAGGCTGAAAGAAGGCGAGAAGCCGCAAGCCCATAGCGACTGGGGGCAGGACAGTCGCGACGGCATTCTGACGCTGCACCGTGACGGCGTGCTGACGGAGCAGACGGTGCCTACCATCCCCGGGCATTATCAATCCTATTACGCCGAGATTCGTAGTGCGTTGCTGGGACGTGGCGACAACCCGGTGCCGGTCGAGCAGGCCATCAACGTGATGGAGCTGATTGAGCTGGGGCTGACCTCTCATGAACAGAAAAAGGCGATGACCCTGAAAAACAACTAATCGGGATTCGTCATGATTTGTGACGGAAAACCCCGACCGCAGGGCGGGCTTCAGCCTTGCATTATGGGTGTTTATTGCCGATAGTGGGGCATTGTTTAAACAGGCGATCCTAGGATCGCCTGTATTTTTTATGTCTGAGGATGCAAACACGCTATGGCATGGTTACAACGCTTAAAAATTGACAAATTTTTGCTGGTTTTGATTGCGGTGGTGATCACCGCATCTATTTTCCCGTGCGAAGGCGCGGCCAAGGTTTTCTTTGAGAACCTGACTAATGCGGCAATCGCACTGCTGTTTTTCATGCATGGCGCCAAGCTGTCCCGTGACGCTATTACCGCCGGGATGGGCCATTGGCGTTTGCATCTGGTGGTGTTTGCCAGCACCTTCATCCTGTTCCCGCTGTTGGGGATTGGCATGGCGTTTCTGTCGCCGCAGATATTAACGCCGGGGTTGTATCTCGGTTTCCTGTATCTGTGTGCGCTGCCGGCGACCGTGCAGTCCGCCATTGCGTTTACCTCTATGGCGCGTGGCAACGTGGCCGCCGCTATCTGCAGCGCCTCGGCGTCCAGCATTCTCGGGGTTTTTCTGTCGCCGGTACTGGTCGGCTTGCTAATGCATACCCAGGGAGGGCAAACTGATACGCTGCATGCAATCGGTTCGATTATCATGCAGTTGATGGTGCCGTTTGTTATCGGTCATCTGTCTCGTCCGCTGATTGGTGGTTGGGTTGATCGCCATCGTAAACTGATCAATATCACTGACCGGTCATCGATTCTTTTAGTAGTGTATGTGGCGTTCAGCGAGGCGGTGGTACAGGGGATCTGGCACCAGATTAATGGCTGGTCGCTGTTGGCGGTGGTGGTGTGTTCGTTGGTGCTGCTGGGAATTGTGCTGGTTTGCACTACGCTGGCGGCGCGTAAACTGGGATTCAGTACCCCGGATGAAATCACCATCGTGTTCTGTGGATCGAAAAAGAGTCTGGCGAACGGTATACCAATGGCGAATGTGCTGTTCCCCGCGGCGGCAGTGGGCGCGATGGTGTTGCCGCTGATGATTTTCCACCAGATCCAGCTGATGGTGTGCGCGACGCTGGCACAGCGGTATGCGAAGCGCACCGCACCGTCGGGTGATTCAGCAGCGGCGACCGAAAAATAATTGATAAATCACGTAATTAAGTGGTCATTCCATTGAAAGTAACTATTGAATGGATAGTTACTTTATGGGATAGTCAACAAAGTAAATCTTTATTATATTGGACGAATGTGAGGCGGGTTTGTGCGGCTCACAGATACAAGGATATTTCAATTAATCGTTATTTATGAGGGACATACATGTATAAAAAAGTTTTGCTTTCACTGAGTTTGCTCAGTGCTGTCGCCACTTCCCAGGCTTATGCCGCCAACACCGAAACCTGTGTCAAGACTGACGAGAAAGCTATCGCCAGTCTGTTTGATCGCTGGAATGCATCGCTGCAGACCGGTGATGCCAAGAAAGTTAACGCCAATTATGCCGCTGATGCAGTATTACTGCCGACACTGTCTGGAAAAATGCGTACAACAGATGCTGAACGTATTGATTACTTTGAGCATTTCTTACCGAAAAAACCTGTTGGTAAAATTGATAACCGCGTTATCAAAATCGGTTGTAACGAAGCATTGGATATCGGTAACTACACCTTTACCTTCGGCGATAAGTCACAGGCTAAAGCGCGTTACACCTATACCTATGCCTTCACCGATGGCAAATGGTTGATTAGCAGCCATCACTCGTCTGTACGGCCGCAGGACTGATTATACCGGGATAGCGTACGATAACGCTGTCTGTGTGAAAAAAAGCGGATACCTAAGGTATCCGCTTTTTTTATCGGCAAACCGTGAACCGATTCGCCGGCATGAATCAGGCTTGCCGTTGCAGGGCACGCTGGCGCAACAACTGTTTTTCCTGTTCGGAGATAAACGCGACACGCAGTCCGTTTTCCTGAGCCTGACGGATATCCTCCGGCAGCAGACCGGCCTGCGGGGCGGCGACCTCATATTCATGACGAATTTCGATGCCCTGAACCGCCGGATCATCGGTGTTGATGGTGGCTGGAATACCATGGCGCAGAAAATGCACCAGCGGGTGTTCGTTCATCGCTTTTACCGTACTGGTTTGCAGGTTGGAGGTCAGGCAGGACTCGATACCAATCTGGTGTTCGGCCATGTACTCCATTAACGAGCGATCGACGATGGCGGTCACGCCATGACCAATGCGTTCGGCGCCCAGTTGCGTAATCGCCTGCCAGATGCTTTCCGGACCGGCGGCCTCGCCAGCATGGGTGGTGAGATGCCAGCCCGC is a window of Dickeya solani IPO 2222 DNA encoding:
- a CDS encoding oxidoreductase, producing the protein MTDIIRVGLLGYGYASKTFHAPLIAATSGMKLAAVSSSDAGKVQADWPSMRVVREPQELFNDSDIDLIVIPTPNDTHFPLARQALAAGKHVVVDKPFTVTLSQARELHQQAEHVGKLLSVFHNRRWDSDFLTLKQLLKTGVLGDVVYMESAFDRYRPEVRQRWREDGGEGSGIWYDLAPHLIDQVLQLFGLPVAIQADLAQLRPGSKSTDYFHATLIYPQRRVVVHSTMLAAAESARYIVHGTQGSYVKFGLDPQEDRLKEGEKPQAHSDWGQDSRDGILTLHRDGVLTEQTVPTIPGHYQSYYAEIRSALLGRGDNPVPVEQAINVMELIELGLTSHEQKKAMTLKNN
- the araH gene encoding L-arabinose ABC transporter permease AraH, yielding MSTVSSPSHASKSQGLSLSRIWDNYGMLVVFAALFLACMLFVPNFATFINMKGLGLAISMSGMVACGMLFCLASGDFDLSVASVIACAGVTTAVVINASESLWLGVGAGLLLGVAFGLLNGFVIAQLKINALITTLATMQIVRGLAYIISDGKAVGIEDERFFTLGYANWLGLPAPIWLTVFCMVLFGLLLNKTTFGRNTLAIGGNEEAARLAGVPVVRTKIIIFGLSGLVSAAAGIILASRMTSGQPMTSIGYELIVISACVLGGVSLKGGIGKISYVVAGVLILGTVENAMNLLNISPFAQYVVRGLILLAAVIFDRYKQLAKKTV
- the araG gene encoding L-arabinose ABC transporter ATP-binding protein AraG, with amino-acid sequence MTVQSPYLSFRGIGKVFPGVKALDDISFDCHAGQIHALMGENGAGKSTLLKILSGNYSPSQGEIHIKGQPVRFANTMDALNAGVAIIYQELHLVPEMTVAENIYLGQLPHKGGLVNRSLLRYESRLQLEHLGLDIDPDTPLKYLSIGQWQMVEIAKALARNAKIIAFDEPTSSLSAREIEQLFRVIRELRSEGRVILYVSHRMEEIFTLSDAITVFKDGRYVKTFADMQQVDHEQLVQAMVGRNLGDIYGYQPRPHGDPRLELQAVKAVGVKSPISLSVRSGEIVGLFGLVGAGRSELMKALFGATGITSGEVRLDGQALHARSPGDAIRHGLMLCPEDRKADGIIPVHSVRDNINISARRKHIKSGFIINDAWEEENADRHIQALNIKTPSPAQLIMNLSGGNQQKAILGRWLSEEMKVIMLDEPTRGIDVGAKHEIYHVIYELARQGIAVLFASSDLPEVLGLADRIVVMREGAISGELLHDEASEQKVLSLAMLKTTATEPAVA
- a CDS encoding bile acid:sodium symporter family protein yields the protein MAWLQRLKIDKFLLVLIAVVITASIFPCEGAAKVFFENLTNAAIALLFFMHGAKLSRDAITAGMGHWRLHLVVFASTFILFPLLGIGMAFLSPQILTPGLYLGFLYLCALPATVQSAIAFTSMARGNVAAAICSASASSILGVFLSPVLVGLLMHTQGGQTDTLHAIGSIIMQLMVPFVIGHLSRPLIGGWVDRHRKLINITDRSSILLVVYVAFSEAVVQGIWHQINGWSLLAVVVCSLVLLGIVLVCTTLAARKLGFSTPDEITIVFCGSKKSLANGIPMANVLFPAAAVGAMVLPLMIFHQIQLMVCATLAQRYAKRTAPSGDSAAATEK
- a CDS encoding SgcJ/EcaC family oxidoreductase is translated as MYKKVLLSLSLLSAVATSQAYAANTETCVKTDEKAIASLFDRWNASLQTGDAKKVNANYAADAVLLPTLSGKMRTTDAERIDYFEHFLPKKPVGKIDNRVIKIGCNEALDIGNYTFTFGDKSQAKARYTYTYAFTDGKWLISSHHSSVRPQD
- the araC gene encoding arabinose operon transcriptional regulator AraC; the protein is MYHRMAHESQPNPLLPGYAFNAYLVAGLTPILAGGPLDFFIDRPDGMKGYIINLTIKGQGKVLDGDDTFFCNPGDLLLFPPRSRHYYGRAPGSENWYHRWVYFRPRAYWADWLEWHSKGCDVGRLTLSSTGLLQEFDKLFANIEQTHRSGRRFAEELAMNLLERLLLRAMEEDPQSPQRIMDPRVIEACQFITGNLAGELRIDEVARHVCLSPSRLAHLFREQVGVNILRWREDQRVIRAKLLLQTTQESIAAVGRVVGYDDQLYFSRVFRKRVGVSPSDFRRRNSEIHHPALEKPAEAAIWRGESPALHPWVVTP